The Echinicola rosea genome has a segment encoding these proteins:
- the cobT gene encoding nicotinate-nucleotide--dimethylbenzimidazole phosphoribosyltransferase, which yields MTELHIAPLDHSLKGDLQQKIDLKTKPIGALGNLENLALHLGLIQQTLNPSLNNPHILVFAGDHGIAKENLVNPYPQEVTYQMVMNFLSGGAAINVFAKQHHLALKIIDAGVNHDFGDLPNLIHAKIAKGTANYLMEPAMTARQCLDAMQKGAELVERVYQEGCNVVGFGEMGISNTSSAALIMHTVTGMPLEECVGKGTGTNNDHQKIKLQTLSKAIRLQNHIDKKDPIQILSTFGGFEIAQLSGAMLHAASKGMVILVDGFITSAALLIAKTINANVLSYCIFTHCSGEKGHATMLEYFKAKPLLKLGMRLGEGSGAALAYPIVASACAFLNEMASFDTAGISKENE from the coding sequence ATGACAGAACTCCACATTGCTCCTTTGGATCATTCACTTAAAGGTGATTTACAGCAAAAGATTGACCTTAAGACCAAACCCATCGGTGCATTAGGGAACTTGGAAAACCTTGCCCTGCACCTTGGATTAATCCAGCAAACCTTAAATCCATCACTGAACAACCCGCATATCCTGGTCTTTGCAGGAGATCATGGGATCGCCAAAGAAAACCTCGTAAACCCTTATCCGCAAGAGGTAACCTATCAGATGGTCATGAACTTTCTGAGTGGAGGAGCAGCCATAAATGTGTTCGCCAAACAACACCATTTAGCGCTAAAAATCATCGACGCGGGTGTCAACCACGACTTTGGCGATCTGCCCAACCTGATCCATGCAAAAATCGCCAAGGGAACGGCCAATTACCTCATGGAGCCGGCCATGACAGCAAGACAGTGCTTGGACGCCATGCAAAAAGGCGCCGAACTGGTAGAACGGGTTTATCAAGAAGGCTGCAATGTCGTTGGGTTTGGTGAAATGGGCATCAGCAATACCTCTTCTGCTGCCCTTATCATGCATACCGTCACGGGCATGCCTCTGGAAGAATGTGTTGGCAAGGGCACGGGCACTAATAATGATCACCAAAAAATCAAACTTCAAACACTATCAAAAGCCATTCGTTTACAAAACCACATTGACAAGAAAGACCCTATACAGATTTTAAGTACATTTGGAGGCTTTGAAATAGCCCAACTGTCTGGTGCGATGTTGCATGCCGCCAGCAAGGGAATGGTCATTTTGGTAGACGGCTTTATCACATCTGCTGCATTGCTGATCGCTAAAACCATCAATGCCAATGTCCTGTCCTATTGCATATTTACCCATTGCTCCGGTGAAAAGGGCCACGCCACCATGCTGGAGTATTTCAAGGCAAAACCATTATTAAAACTTGGAATGAGACTTGGCGAAGGTTCGGGTGCCGCCTTAGCCTACCCTATCGTGGCTTCAGCTTGTGCGTTTTTAAATGAAATGGCTAGTTTTGACACGGCAGGGATCAGTAAAGAAAACGAATAA